The sequence AGGTACTTTGTGCCGTAGTCGAAGCTGGGCAAGTTCATTGCGCCGGCCCCCCAGTCGAAGTGCTGGGCGATCCAGTAAGGAATTCCCGTTCCGATATTTGCGACAAACGACAGAAGGTCCAGGGGATCTTCGAATTGGAGATCGTAGAGTCTACCGTGCATCGCAAGTCCCAGGCCGAACATCAGAAGCACACAGAGGGCGAAAATGAGGCCGCGAATCCATCGTCCGACGAGAACGTGCGCCAGGCCCGGAACCAGCCAGCCACCGGAACAGATGGCAAGCGTCGTTGCCATTTTCATCGCTTTAGGTTCGGCCATCGTCTTTTTAGGAGCAGCTTCGAATTGCCCGTTTCCCTGGTCCATTTGCGGTCTATTCGGCGAGTTTCCATTCGAGGTCACTAAGTTCCAAGCCTACAATCTCAAAAATCTTGTGTCTACTGCTTTCGCCCGGAATCACGACCTTTCTCCAAAAAGAGCCGTGCCGATGCGCACCATCGTTGCGCCCTCTTCGATCGCGACCTCAAAATCGTGGCTCATGCCCATCGAAAGCTCGGGCAGGCGATAGCGCTCCGCCAATTGCCGAAGCTTGTGAAAGTACGGGCGAACCTCCTCAGGATTTTCCAGGAACGGCGGGATGGCCATGAGTCCGCGCAGTTGCAGGTGCTCGTATCGGCTGAACTCTTCGACAAAGCCCGGAAGGCTTGCCTCGTCCACCCCGGATTTGTTCGGCTCTTCGTGCAGCTTGACCTCGATTAAGACAGGAAAGGGCCTCGTGGCCGCCTGATTCAGCTTC is a genomic window of Terriglobia bacterium containing:
- a CDS encoding DUF6677 family protein, producing the protein MDQGNGQFEAAPKKTMAEPKAMKMATTLAICSGGWLVPGLAHVLVGRWIRGLIFALCVLLMFGLGLAMHGRLYDLQFEDPLDLLSFVANIGTGIPYWIAQHFDWGAGAMNLPSFDYGTKYLAVCGLLNYLIILDAFDIAQGRKP
- a CDS encoding YggS family pyridoxal phosphate-dependent enzyme translates to MADVRGNYLRIRSRIQQAAKRAGRDPAEIQLIAVTKTVPVEDIREAVGCGIRHIGENRLQEALPKREALRDLNVTWHFIGHLQTNKAKKVVENFDWAQCVDRPELAAKLNQAATRPFPVLIEVKLHEEPNKSGVDEASLPGFVEEFSRYEHLQLRGLMAIPPFLENPEEVRPYFHKLRQLAERYRLPELSMGMSHDFEVAIEEGATMVRIGTALFGERS